The Podospora pseudocomata strain CBS 415.72m chromosome 3, whole genome shotgun sequence genome window below encodes:
- a CDS encoding hypothetical protein (EggNog:ENOG503NVB7; COG:P) — MERMAAPILTRADVTLDKADIAWLMICSALVFLMVISISMVYSGLGSRLFAITLFKQPLLTGAMISFQWYLWGYALTFTPGNTWFGSLSTANGLQMSPSDVYSTNQGSSVTTSEGPSVQHLPELAFALFQGMFAAFTAALICAGTMQKMHSARYLLFVSVWSAVIYSPIARWSWYSEGWSHQLGSMDFAGGTPVHIASGAAVAAMSIFYFFESNGWQRAYLHLSSVTKKRINENLPWAAAMWVKSWLFNTSPWLPEYKQTDIISGRDYEVYDVNQAIFGTGLLWFGWFGFNGGSALGANSRAVSACLATHVAACAGGTTTVFFHWVLKQIYMRSADYEPREFRRLTAVHFCDGAIAGLVAITPGSGYVPVSTSAIFGIVSSAVVYMLKPLTSEYLPDDELKVFLIHTVSGFIGMFLTGCFASQEVVESDGFSVLTTASVSERLGNQMKDAFAGLGYSFSGTIIILMIGRSIMFAVKWMRSDETKDRAAKAWSKANIFKFGTDGSPAIQDRLRARERHTWEDDAMEGGIPLSTLDNDRGPSPRQWNRME; from the exons ATGGAAAGGATGGCAGCTCCAATCTTGACGCGTGCCGATGTCACGCTTGAT AAAGCTGATATCGCTTGGCTGATGATATGCTCAGCTCTTGTTTTTCTTATGGTTATATCGATCTCTATGGTTTACTCTGGGCTTGGAAGCCGGTTGTTCGCCATCACCTTGTTCAAACAGCCCCTGCTCACTGGTGCTATGATATCTTTCCAG TGGTACTTATGGGGTTACGCCTTGACATTTACTCCTGGAAACACTTGGTTCGGCAGCCTGTCAACGGCAAATGGTCTACAGATGTCGCCCAGCGATGTCTACTCAACCAACCAAGGGTCATCAGTCACGACCAGTGAAGGGCCATCCGTCCAGCATCTTCCAGAGCTAGCCTTTGCCCTCTTTCAGGGCATGTTTGCAGCTTTTAC TGCTGCTCTCATCTGCGCAGGCACAATGCAAAAGATGCACTCAGCAAGGTACCTACTTTTCGTCAGTGTATGGTCAGCTGTAATCTACAGTCCAATTGCTCGCTGGTCTTGGTACAGCGAGGGCTGGTCTCACCAACTGGGCAGTATGGACTTTGCTGGCGGCACCCCAGTGCACATAGCGAGCGGCGCCGCTGTTGCCGCCATGTCTATTTTTTACTTCTTTGAGTCCAATGGGTGGCAAAGGGCCTACTTGCACCTATCTAGTGTTACGAAAAAACGTATAAATGAAAACCTCCCATGGGCAGCGGCCATGTGGGTCAAAAGCTGGTTATTCAACACCTCACCATGGCTCCCAGAGTACAAACAGACCGACATCATTTCAGGAAGGGATTACGAAGTATACGACGTCAACCAAGCAATCTTTGGGACCGGGTTACTTTGGTTTGGCTG GTTCGGTTTCAATGGGGGTTCAGCACTTGGGGCAAACAGTCGGGCCGTATCTGCATGCTTGGCCACACACGTGGCAGCTTGCGCTGGCGGTACTACCACTGTGTTCTTTCACTGGGTTCTAAAACAGATATACATGAGGAGCGCCGATTATGAGCCGCGCGAGTTTAGGAGGCTCACTGCCGTGCACTTCTGCGATGGGGCTATCGCTGGGCTTGTAGCCATCACGCCAGGAAGCGGTTAT GTTCCTGTTTCTACGTCGGCCATATTCGGCATTGTCTCAAGTGCTGTCGTGTACATGTTGAAACCCCTCACTTCTGAATATCTCCCAGATGACGAGCTCAAAGTGTTTCTCATACACACCGTTAGTGGTTTCATCGGAATGTTTCTGACTGGGTGTTTCGCGAG TCAAGAAGTTGTTGAATCGGACGGCTTCTCCGTATTGACGACAGCATCGGTGTCTGAACGTCTCGG AAATCAAATGAAGGATGCCTTCGCCGGGCTTGGCTACAGCTTCTCCGGCACCATTATAATTCTAATGATCGGCAGATCTATCATGTTCGCAGTGAAATGGATGCGATCAGATGAGACAAAGGACCGGGCTGCTAAAGCTTGGAGCAAGGCTAACATCTTCAAGTTTGGAACGGATGGAAGTCCGGCAATCCAAGACCGCCTGCGGGCACGGGAGCGTCATACATGGGAAGATGATGCGATGGAAGGCGGCATTCCCCTCAGTACACTTGACAACGATCGTggcccatcaccaaggcaGTGGAACCGAATGGAGTGA
- a CDS encoding hypothetical protein (COG:S; EggNog:ENOG503P6MQ): protein MALLLALYVVLIITLTGLAIYQHHTSTTLSLPLSPTLTFLTILLPLLSLLTTSLSFFSSSHPRKPLLPLLSNALQLLLTIILSTLFGATLTSPYLPCALQTTWRSLWTSHSATPIRTIQDSLSCCGFKSTKDMAWPFPSSGNNGDVSSCEKQFNRHTPCAGPWEDALNKTTGVELGVVVVAGVVQLLSLVVFKTQRRGGQGKKVWLGRVVEIFTGQDDEGQGRRPLLTGGRGHSEEGRYIDRGVEEEEQGGHENGNGYGGTSRSAQTQTQPDENNSRGGPRVEVSHHDPWAGAERV, encoded by the exons atggccctcctcctcgccctctaCGTCGTG CTaatcatcaccctcaccggcctcgccAT CtaccaacaccacacaagcaccaccctctccctccccctctcccccaccctcacattcctcaccatcctcctccccctcctctccctcctcaccacctccctatccttcttctcctcctcccacccccgcaaacccctcctcccccttttaTCCAACgctctccaactcctcctcaccatcatcttgtCCACCCTGTTCGGCGCCACCCTCACATCCCCCTATCTCCCCTGCGCCCTCCAAACAACCTGGCGATCCCTCTGGACATCCCACTCCGCCACCCCCATCCGCACGATTCAAGACTCACTCTCCTGCTGCGGCTTCAAATCAACCAAGGACATGGCCTGGCCTTTTCCCTCGAGCGGCAACAACGGCGATGTTTCCAGCTGCGAGAAGCAGTTCAACCGGCACACACCCTGCGCTGGACCGTGGGAAGACGCCCTGAACAAAACGACCGGGGTGGAgctgggtgttgttgtggtagCGGGGGTTGTTCAGCTTCTTTCACTGGTGGTGTTTAAAACAcagcggaggggggggcaaGGGAAAAAggtgtggttggggagggtggtggagatttTTACTGGACAGGACGATGAAGGGCAGGGGAGACGGCCGCTTTTgacgggggggaggggtcacAGTGAGGAAGGGAGGTATATTGACaggggagtggaggaggaggagcagggtgGTCACGAAAATGGCAATGGCTATGGAGGGACCTCGCGCTCAGCCCAGACACAAACACAACCAGACGAAAATAACAGCCGTGGTGGACCAAGGGTCGAAGTCTCCCATCATGACCCCTGGGCTGGGGCGGAGAGGGTCTAA
- the LHS1 gene encoding lumenal Hsp70 protein (COG:O; EggNog:ENOG503NURM; BUSCO:EOG09260JPV) — protein MARPTLSPLSILLSAIFLFSSHVFAVSAVLGVDLGTEYIKAALVKPGIPLEIVLTKDSRRKEISAVTFKPSQNGPKKGTYPERAYGSDAMALAPRFPGDSFPNLKPLLGLPVDAAEVKEYAKRHPALQLVAHKVKGTAAFKSAGAFTQEEEAWLVEELLAMELQAIRANAEELAGKGSSVRSVVFSIPPFYTIEEKRAIELAADLAGLKVLSLITEGLAVGLNYATSRQFPNVNEGGKPEHHMVFDMGAGSTTATVLKFQSRTVKDIGKFNKTVQEVQVLGSGWDRTLGGDALNYLIVDDMISKFVESPKAQKASVTAEGVIAHGRAIAKLTTSAEKVRHVLSANQVTGTSFEGLYDDIDFKYKLTRADFEEMASSQIERVSIAVQNALTAAGLEVKDLDSVILHGGATRTPFVQKQLEKALGGSDKLRTNVNSDEAAVFGAGFRAAEISPSFRVKEIRISEAAVYPAGMRWNTDEGKPKHQRLWTASSYFGAPAKELTFTNKEDFSVNFYQAFESAEADTKVLATQNLTATVAELVEKHKCDKADVKVKVGVRLTNEDGEVDVTKVTVECETETAEKAGIVDGVKNLFGFGKKEQKPLEGDSESESADASSSPTDSSSSTTASSSAASSASASASASASADGKPAEPKRELIVIPVKFTLEKSGIPQLSKADLTAIKDRLKAFQASDRARRQREEALNQLESYTYKVRDIVENEDFVRVSTAEERAKIEKQNSEDSDWLYGDGADATEKVLKQRLTNLQKLVTPVQQRIEELAKRPELIKDLKDALNSTQHFVADIKKQIADHEAFLSAQASASASSSTTSTESSTVTEAPASSADDFDGLEDEPSSSTKTATSMEDLNKDRGPVPPVYELADLKESEELYITISAWLEEKLIAQEKLGETDDPVLLVKDLVDRREKLDKAGMDLAMKGVRNFEKREKAKKAKTKSKTKTAKAKSTSTQKNGKPAAPTLKLQPGKDGKMPSQEELNEMLKEFLDKQQLENENQQEAKEPVFEDPVEKKEEGGHDEL, from the coding sequence ATGGCGCGGCCAACATTATCGCCGTTGTCAATATTATTAtctgccatcttcctcttctcctcccatgTCTTTGCCGTTTCCGCTGTCCTGGGCGTCGATCTGGGCACAGAATACATCAAGGCCGCCCTGGTAAAGCCGGGTATCCCCCTTGAGATTGTCCTGACAAAAGactcaagaagaaaagaaatctCGGCTGTCACCTTCAAGCCCTCTCAAAATGGCCCCAAGAAGGGCACCTACCCCGAGCGCGCCTATGGCTCCGATGCCATGGCCCTTGCCCCGCGATTCCCTGGCGATTCGTTCCCAAACCTCAAGCCCCTCCTCGGTCTCCCCGTCGATGCCGCCGAGGTGAAGGAATATGCGAAGCGCCACCCAGCTCTTCAATTGGTTGCACACAAGGTCAAGGGAACCGCCGCTTTCAAGAGCGCCGGCGCATTTAcacaggaagaggaggcatggctggtggaggaacTGCTGGCTATGGAGCTCCAGGCTATCCGCGCCAACGCTGAGGAACTCGCTGGAAAGGGAAGCTCTGTCCGCTCTGTCGTCTTCAGCATTCCTCCCTTCTATACCATCGAGGAGAAGCGCGCCATCGAGTTGGCCGCTGACCTCGCTGGTCTCAAGGTCCTGTCGCTCATCACCGAGGGTCTGGCTGTGGGTCTCAACTATGCCACCAGCAGACAGTTCCCCAATGTCAACGAGGGAGGAAAGCCCGAGCACCACATGGTATTCGATATGGGTGCTGGCTCCACCACAGCTACTGTGCTCAAGTTCCAGAGCAGGACGGTCAAGGACATTGGCAAGTTTAACAAGACTGTTCAAGAAGTCCAGGTTCTTGGCAGTGGTTGGGACCGCacccttggtggtgatgcgcTCAACTACTTGATTGTTGATGACATGATCTCCAAGTTTGTCGAGTCTCCCAAGGCTCAGAAGGCTTCCGTGACGGCTGAGGGCGTCATTGCCCACGGCcgcgccatcgccaagctGACCACGTCTGCCGAAAAGGTCAGGCACGTTCTCAGTGCCAACCAGGTTACCGGTACCAGCTTCGAGGGTCTCTACGATGATATCGACTTCAAGTACAAGCTTACCCGCGCCGATTTCGAGGAGATGGCTTCGTCTCAGATTGAAAGAGTCAGCATCGCCGTTCAGAACGCGCTTACTGCTGCCGGACTTGAGGTCAAGGATCTTGACTCTGTCATTCTTCACGGCGGTGCTACCCGCACTCCTTTTGTTCAGAAGCAGCTCGAGAAGGCCCTTGGCGGTTCGGACAAGCTCCGCACCAACGTTAACTCTGATGAGGCTGCTGTTTTCGGTGCTGGCTTCAGGGCTGCCGAGATCAGCCCCAGCTTCCGTGTCAAGGAGATTCGCATCTCCGAGGCTGCTGTGTACCCTGCCGGCATGAGGTGGAACACTGACGAGGGCAAGCCCAAGCACCAGCGCCTTTGGACTGCCAGCTCATACTTTGGCGCCCCTGCCAAGGAGCTCACCTTTACCAACAAGGAGGACTTTTCCGTCAACTTTTACCAGGCTTTTGAGTCTGCCGAGGCTGACACCAAGGTCTTGGCCACTCAGAACTTGACTGCCACTGTCGCCGAGCTTGTTGAAAAGCACAAGTGCGACAAGGCCgacgtcaaggtcaaggtcggCGTCCGTCTCACCAACGAGGACGGTGAGGTGGACGTGACCAAGGTCACTGTCGAGTGCGAGACCGAGACCGCCGAGAAGGCCGGTATCGTCGATGGCGTCAAGAACCTGTTTGGTTTCGGaaagaaggagcagaagccgCTGGAAGGTGATTCCGAGAGCGAGTCTGCGGACGCGTCGTCGTCCCCGACCGATTCATCCTCGAGCACCACTGCCTCGTCTTCTGCCGCCtcttctgcctctgcctctgcctctgcctctgcttcTGCCGACGGAAAGCCTGCCGAACCGAAAAGGGAACTAATTGTTATCCCAGTCAAATTTACTCTTGAGAAGTCTGGCATTCCCCAGCTCTCCAAGGCGGATCTTACTGCCATCAAGGACCGTCTCAAGGCTTTCCAGGCGTCTGATCGCGCTCGGAGACAGCGCGAGGAGGCGCTGAACCAGCTCGAGTCGTACACCTACAAGGTCCGGGACATTGTTGAGAATGAGGACTTTGTCCGCGTCTCGACCGCCGAGGAGCGGGCCAAGATTGAGAAGCAAAACAGCGAGGATAGTGACTGGCTGTATGGCGATGGTGCCGATGCCACCGAGAAGGTGCTCAAGCAGCGCCTGACCAACCTCCAGAAGCTTGTCACGCCTGTTCAGCAGAGGATCGAAGAGTTGGCCAAGAGACCTGAGCTTATCAAGGATCTCAAGGACGCCCTCAACAGCACCCAGCACTTTGTTGCCgacatcaagaagcagaTTGCCGACCACGAGGCGTTCCTTTCTGCCCAGGCTTCggcctccgcctcctcatccaccaccagcaccgagaGCTCGACCGTCACCGAAGCCCCTGCCTCGTCTGCCGACGACTTTGACGGCCTTGAGGATGAACCCAGCAGCTCTACCAAGACTGCCACGAGCATGGAGGACCTCAACAAGGACCGCGGTCCTGTTCCCCCTGTCTATGAACTGGCGGACCTGAAGGAAAGCGAGGAGCTTTATATCACCATCTCTGCCTGgctcgaggagaagctcatcgCCCAGGAGAAGCTCGGCGAGACGGACGACCCCGTCCTCTTGGTCAAGGACCTCGTCGACCGCAGAgagaagctcgacaaggcggGCATGGATCTCGCCATGAAGGGCGTCCGCAACTTCGAGAAGCgtgagaaggccaagaaggccaagacgaagagcaagaccaagacggccaaggccaagtcgACGTCGACGCAGAAGAACGGGAAGCCGGCGGCGCCGACTCTCAAGCTGCAGCCCGGTAAGGACGGGAAGATGCCGAGCCAGGAGGAGCTGAACGAGATGCTCAAGGAGTTCTTggacaagcagcagctggagaatGAGAATCAACAGGAGGCCAAGGAACCAGTCTTTGAGGATCCagtggaaaagaaggaggaggggggacatGATGAACTATAG
- the DBP6 gene encoding ATP-dependent RNA helicase dbp6 (COG:A; EggNog:ENOG503NVF5; BUSCO:EOG09261EM7) — translation MSTFFAPVSDLQPNKSLILQLFSDIANHFNDIWDFKYSNMYNRYIPPPKPKASRPSDIPVRPPPVYRDSEPEPLPQWSEYAEPAPVPVQTSSWLQPYAKRIDATAQPTKIVFGDDEPPAPSAPSSGPVDDTPKVATEEEEKTPKKSKSKKNKKSKGDEGWVEEKPKKRRRVEEEEQEDKEEGTPTVAEEAESAENIADEEQQDKRKPKREKKKKKPKAEEPEEDDDAVRSRHKSVFEKVAKALQAQAPEDDEDKMDVDGAEPEQEEEPVVEHGLEPIPQPAPVAFDESKLTYETLPQWIASPIRVTESTTKSFEELKIAAEPAKVLQSKGFKEAFAVQTAVLPLLLPNPDRQGDVVVAAPTGSGKTLSYVLPMIQDISYGRITNLRALIVLPTRDLVQQVQQTCEACAAAFASNGGKRVKIGTAVGNKVFKEEQSAIVEKKARYGAAEDAHSMEALSSWTASETINPEDYASKVDVLICTPGRLVEHIKQTPGFTLDYVRWLVVDEADKLLAQDFQQWLNLVLDKLSVERRPSRRVFPKSNKKGVRKVILSATMTHDISMLNLLKLSRPKLVVLEGTKAGDQSLPPLLKEYAIKVREPSLKPLYLVDLLQSELLAAVPLVEKVAEEETASASESSGSDSSSESDSSSGSDSDSDSESDSDSGSDSGSDSGSSSSDSDSSSESEADEPKPKAKAPATKGKFASSALIFTKSNEAALRLSRLLAILVPGLAHLIGTLTSTTKTIRRTHTLRAFTQAKLRILVASDIASRGLDLPNLEHVINYDLPISETAYVHRVGRTARAGRAGAAWTLLEHSEARRFWRDFAGEGEGASTNILRTTPVERVRLDKKEEKGVGEKEEGAKVEDFSEERVQAYERALAQLQQEATFSRGKKGKKEGR, via the exons ATGTCGACTTTCTTTGCGCCCGTCTCCGATTTGCAGCCAAACAAGAGTCTGATTCTCCAGCTCTTTTCTGACATCGCGAACCATTTTAATGACATTTGGGATTTTAAATACTCCAACATGTACAACAGATACAttcccccaccaaaaccaaaggCGTCGCGCCCATCTGACATACCTGTGCGACCACCGCCCGTCTACCGAGATTCAGAGCCAGAGCCACTGCCGCAATGGTCGGAATATGCAGAGCCTGCCCCGGTGCCAGTACAGACGTCGTCATGGCTTCAACCATACGCCAAGCGCATCGACGCTACAGCACAGCCAACCAAGATTGTATTCGGCGATGACGAgcccccagctcccagcGCGCCAAGCTCGGGCCCAGTAGACGACACACCCAAAGTGGctaccgaagaggaggaaaagacaCCCAAGAAGTcaaagagcaaaaagaacaaaaagtcCAAGGGCGACGAGGGGTGGGTAGAGGAAAAGCCCaagaagcggaggagggtagaggaggaagagcaagaagacaAAGAGGAGGGCACTCCAACTGTCGCCGAGGAAGCGGAGTCAGCCGAGAATATCGCCGACgaagaacaacaagacaagCGGAAACCAAAacgagaaaagaagaagaagaagccaaaagCCGAGgaaccagaagaagacgatgatgCGGTTCGGAGCAGGCATAAATCCGTGTTTGAGAAGGTCGCAAAAGCTCTCCAGGCGCAGGCTCctgaagatgacgaggacaagATGGATGTCGATGGTGCCGAGCcagagcaagaggaggagccagTCGTGGAGCACGGCCTCGAGCCGATCCCTCAGCCAGCACCAGTCGCTTTTGACGAGTCGAAATTGACGTACGAGACATTGCCGCAATGGATTGCCTCGCCAATTCGAGTTACAGAAAGTACGACGAAATCGTTTGAGGAGTTGAAGATTGCTGCCGAGCCAGCCAAGGTTCTTCAGTCCAAGGGGTTCAAGGAGGCTTTCGCGGTGCAGACTGCCGTGTTACCGTTACTGTTGCCAAATCCCGACAGACAAGgagatgtggtggtggctgctccTACTGGTTCTGGAAAGACGTTGTCATATGTTTTGCCGATGATTCAGGACATTAGCTATGGCCGGATCACGAATCTCAGAGCGTTGATTGTGCTGCCGACTAGAGATCTTGTTCAGCAGGTACAGCAAACGTGTGAGGCATGCGCTGCTGCTTTTGCTTCAAATGGCGGGAAACGAGTCAAGATTGGGACAGCTGTGGGTAACAAGGTGTTCAAGGAGGAACAATCGGCGATTGTGGAAAAGAAGGCGAGATATGGCGCGGCGGAAGATGCCCACTCGATGGAGGCGTTGTCAAGTTGGACTGCTAGCGAAACTATCAACCCTGAGGACTATGCCTCCAAGGTTGATGTGCTTATCTGCACGCCTGGTCGTCTGGTGGAGCATATCAAGCAGACGCCGGGATTTACACTGGACTACGTTCGTTGGTTAGTGGTCGATGAAGCCGACAAGCTGCTGGCGCAGGACTTTCAGCAGTGGCTGAATCTGGTATTGGACAAGCTGAGCGTGGAACGAAGACCGTCACGGCGGGTGTTCCCAAAGTCCAACAAGAAGGGTGTGCGAAAGGTCATACTGAGTGCCACCATGACGCACGATATCAGCATGTTGAATCTGCTGAAGCTTTCAAGGCCGAAACTGGTTGTGCTGGAAGGCACCAAGGCTGGTGATCAGTCATTGCCGCCTCTGCTCAAGGAGTATGCCATCAAGGTCCGCGAGCCAAGTCTTAAGCCGCTGTACTTGGTCGACTTGCTTCAGAGCGAGCTTTTGGCCGCTGTGCCCCTGGTTGAGAAAGTTGCGGAGGAAGAGACAGCATCTGCATCTGAGAGCAGTGGCTCGGATTCTTCTTcggaatcagattcctctTCAGGCTCAGACTCAGACTCTGATTCTGAGTCTG ATTCCGACTCTGGCTCTGACTCTGGTTCCGACTCTGGTTCCAGCTCTTCCGACTCTGATTCATCCTCGGAGTCTGAAGCTGATGAGCCAAAACCAAAAGCCAAGGCACCGGCTACCAAGGGCAAATTCGCCAGCTCTgccctcatcttcaccaaatcCAACGAAGCCGCTCTCCGGCTTTCTCGCCTCTTGGCCATTTTGGTACCTGGATTGGCGCATCTCATTGGCACCCTTacctcaaccaccaaaaccatccgTCGCACGCACACCTTACGAGCCTTCACGCAGGCCAAGCTCCGCATTCTTGTCGCCTCCGACATCGCTTCGCGTGGTCTCGATCTACCAAACCTGGAGCACGTCATCAACTAcgacctccccatcagcgAAACAGCCTACGTCCACCGCGTGGGTAGGACGGCCCGTGCTGGCAGGGCAGGTGCGGCTTGGACATTGTTGGAGCATTCCGAGGCTAGACGGTTCTGGAGGGATTTTgctggtgaaggagagggggctTCTACGAATATCTTGCGCACCACGCCGGTTGAGAGGGTCCGTCTGGAcaaaaaggaggagaagggggttggggagaaggaggagggtgccaaggtggaggatttcAGTGAGGAGAGGGTGCAGGCTTATGAGAGGGCTTTGGCGCAGTTGCAGCAGGAGGCTACGTTTtcgagggggaagaaggggaaaaaggaggggaggtga
- the SPT14 gene encoding Phosphatidylinositol N-acetylglucosaminyltransferase GPI3 subunit (CAZy:GT4; COG:I; COG:M; COG:O; BUSCO:EOG09262TO9; EggNog:ENOG503NWSA) translates to MAPTYNIAMVSDFFYPQPGGVESHIYQLSTKLMDRGHKVIIITHAYEGRTGVRYLTNGLKVYHVPFLVIFRSATFPTVFSFFPIFRNIVLRERIDIVHGHASLSNFCHEAILHARTMGLRTVFTDHSLFGFADAASILTNKLLKFTLSDVDHVICVSHTCKENTVLRASLDPLMVSVIPNAVVAENFKPLSPSENPSYPPPARPLGPHDIITIVVISRLFYNKGTDLLTAAIPRILENHPNTRFIIAGSGPKSIDLEQMIEQNVLQDRVEMLGPIRHEEVRDVMVRGHIYLHPSLTEAFGTVIVEAASCGLYVVCTQVGGIPEVLPSHMTVFAKPEEDDLVAATGRAIASMRANKVRTELFHEQVREMYSWENVAVRTERVYNGICGAISEGEFYGYYEGDNANNSWSATRGRSGVQSFALIDRLKRYYGCGIWAGKLFCLCVIVDYLLFLFLELWFPREVIDVCPDWPRKKRKDLSRE, encoded by the exons ATGGCGCCCACATACAACATCGCCATGGTCAGCGACTTCTTCTACCCGCAACCAGGCGGCGTAGAGAGCCACATCTACCAGCTCTCAACCAAGCTCATGGACAGGGGCCAcaaagtcatcatcatcacccacgCCTACGAAGGCCGCACCGGAGTCCGCTACCTCACCAACGGCCTCAAGGTCTACCACGTtcccttcctcgtcatcttccgCTCTGCCACCTTCCCGaccgtcttctccttcttccccatctTCCGCAACATCGTGCTCCGCGAGCGCATCGACATTGTCCACGGTCATGCCAGTCTAAGCAACTTTTGCCATGAAGCCATCCTCCACGCTAGAACCATGGGTCTTCGGACTGTGTTTACCGATCATTCACTGTTTGGCTTTGCGGATGCAGCCAGTATTCTCACCAACAAGTTGCTAAAATTCACCCTGAGTGATGTAGATCATGTCATTTGCGTGAGCCACACCTG CAAAGAAAACACCGTCCTTCGCGCCTCCCTCGACCCCCTAATGGTCTCGGTCATCCCCAACGCCGTTGTAGCCGAAAACTTCaaacccctctccccctctgaAAACCCCTCCTACCCACCCCCGGCCCGCCCTTTAGGTCCccacgacatcatcaccatcgtgGTCATCTCCCGCCTCTTTTACAACAAGGGcaccgacctcctcaccgccgccatcccccGCATCCTCGaaaaccaccccaacacccgCTTCATCATCGCCGGCTCCGGGCCCAAATCTATTGATCTAGAGCAAATGATTGAGCAGAATGTCCTCCAGGACAGGGTGGAGATGCTCGGTCCGATTCGTCATGAAGAGGTGAGGGACGTGATGGTACGAGGACACATCTATCTCCATCCGTCACTGACGGAGGCGTTTGGGACGGTGATTGTGGAAGCGGCAAGTTGCGGGTTGTATGTAGTCTGCACGCAGGTCGGTGGGATCCCGGAGGTCTTGCCGAGTCACATGACGGTGTTTGCCaagccggaggaggacgaccTGGTGGCTGCCACGGGGAGGGCGATCGCCTCGATGAGGGCGAATAAAGTCCGCACAGAGTTGTTTCACGAgcaggtgagggagatgtaCAGCTGGGAGAATGTCGCGGTGAGGACGGAGAGGGTGTATAACGGTATCTGCGGCGCGATTTCGGAGGGGGAGTTTTATGGGTATTATGAGGGGGATAATGCGAATAATAGCTGGAGCGCGACGAGGGGGCGGTCGGGGGTGCAGAGTTTTGCGTTGATTGATCGGCTGAAGCGGTATTACGGGTGCGGGATCTGGGCGGGGAAGCTGTTTTGCTTGTGTGTGATTGTGGATTATttgctgtttttgtttttggagctGTGGTTtccgagggaggtgattgaTGTTTGTCCGGAttggccgaggaagaagaggaaggattTGAGTAGGGAGTAG
- a CDS encoding hypothetical protein (EggNog:ENOG503PZTT): MASRVKGWLDRRKSMSSLKASSQAAPNNDNPYGADYNKSAPRNAGMNSQRYSSMSVSSRYSGALPGRNNLGPIEEDNNGGFLPYRPPPQNPAPPAASQYDLGYGRPAPTPVQYSAPPVPVQYQPAPSSYAPPTQSFNQHLGPNQYQNHPIPPRTPPTPNSQHNSLTNIYTSGSSNPSSYGGGVSTPDTRYSSDSLGASNRGYNNFPPQPPQQQQDSKPPPPRPFTLRKPQPQPQPVNNPLPKPSDFSKQAKASPVEVQRCIKLLRALFKLRMKIWSAQESHWSTHPKTIENMAQADDLLRDIQNMVGDWQNSIAKGQMYWDEEERAELRVIMQSLSMLRPYGMGGGHGFRQQ, translated from the coding sequence ATGGCCAGCCGTGTCAAAGGATGGCTTGATCGCCGAAAGAGCATGAGCTCTCTCAAAGCATCCTCCCAAGCAGCCCCGAACAATGATAACCCTTATGGGGCGGACTACAACAAATCGGCTCCGAGAAACGCAGGCATGAATTCGCAGAGGTATTCTTCCATGTCTGTCTCATCTCGATACTCAGGGGCTCTTCCCGGGCGCAATAACCTCGGCCCCATCGAGGAAGACAACAACGGCGGGTTCCTGCCAtatcgccctccccctcaaaatcccgctcctccagcagcatcGCAATACGACCTGGGATACGGCCGCCCGGCACCGACACCGGTGCAATACTCTGCTCCTCCGGTCCCCGTTCAGTACCAGCCTGCCCCATCTTCGTATGCTCCCCCAACGCAAAGCTTCAATCAGCATCTCGGGCCAAACCAATACCAGAACCACCCGATCCCCCCCAGAACCCCCCCGACACCAAACAGTCAACACAACAGCCTGACCAACATCTACACCAGCGGTAGCAGCAACCCCAGCTCCTACGGCGGAGGCGTGAGCACCCCCGACACCAGATACAGCAGCGACAGCCTCGGCGCCTCCAACCGCGGCTACAACAACTTCCCCCCACAGCctccgcaacagcaacaagactccaaaccaccaccgccccgcCCTTTTACCCTCAggaaaccccaaccccagccccaacccgTCAACAACCCGCTCCCCAAACCGAGCGACTTCTCCAAGCAGGCCAAAGCCTCTCCCGTCGAGGTCCAGCGGTGCATCAAGCTCCTCCGCGCCTTGTTCAAGCTCCGGATGAAGATCTGGTCCGCGCAGGAGTCCCACTGGTCGACGCACCCAAAGACGATCGAGAACATGGCACAGGCGGACGACTTGCTGAGGGATATCCAGAACATGGTCGGGGACTGGCAGAACAGCATCGCAAAGGGGCAGATGTactgggacgaggaggagagggcggagcTGAGGGTGATTATGCAGAGCCTGAGCATGTTGAGGCCGTACGGGATGGGGGGCGGGCATGGGTTTAGGCAGCAATAG